The following DNA comes from Rosa rugosa chromosome 5, drRosRugo1.1, whole genome shotgun sequence.
ATActgtcattttcttcttctttttgtgtgCATCACTAGAAACTCTAGGAACAGAAAATTAATGAGGTTGGTTATGGGATCTGTCTACAGGTGAATGTAACAGCTGATCACCGAATTGTTTATGGAGCTGATTTGGCTGCCTTCCTACAGACATTTGCAAAGATTGTTGAGAACCCAGAAAGCCTGACAATGTAGATAATATTCAGGACTCCCATGATTGAAAGTTTTTACCCCTTCAGCCTCTAATTTTCATCAGCAACAATGGGATGATTTCAGGGGTGCCCAGCTGAGGAACACACATTTGCAGTCATTTCTAGCATTTTCCGCTTGTGTTgtactttaatttatttttcgaCTTTTAAGAAATGCAATACTCTGCCGGTCACTgttgagaaaattttgaaagaaCAGGAAATAGCAACTTGACGATGTTTTGATAAATACTCTGTTCAATAATATCACAATCCTTTGCTAGTTAGTTCAAAGCCCACAGCGGTTCAATAATATTACAATCTTTGGCAGTCAATAACTTCGTTTCCTCAGTATTTTAAGTACATGTATGACATGCTTTTGATCATTACATTGAGATAACAATTATATGAATTGTGGTTTTGCCAAAAGAACATAGATGAATTGCCCAGTGAAACATTTGATTTTCTGTCATAAACATCATGTAACAGATTACTTCTGGCAAAACTAACAAAATTTCTGAAACTGCAGTCTAAAGAATAACCCCCTATTAAATCGTATAATTGGCACAATAACAACATTTATGTACAGATCTTTTTTTGTTCTTGAGAATGTAACATCGCTTGGCAACAGCCAGAACAAAAATGCTATACCTACTATATGGAAGTACTCCTTAAGAACTAGAGGGAGCTGCACAGATCTCTTAAACTGTTAGCACCAGTGTCTTATCAGCAAGATGCAGGACAGGCTTCTGTGTGGCAGAGACATCCACCATATACAATATCTACTAGATCAAAATTCAAGTCACCAGTCCAAAACGATATCTCTAGAAAGGTACAGCTTATCAATGTACTGGATAACTGGAAGCGAGGCACGGATGTACTGTTTCATTTTAATCTTTGCAGATTCATCTGCAACAAGGTCAATGATCACCAACAATTAGCATTAAAAATTAAATTGAACTGTAACAAGTTGGATGATAACCAACAATTAGCATGCAACATTGAATGAGATGCATCATATAAGCTAACTTGGTCTGCCTATGAGCTATAAAAAGATTCAGCCAGGAAAAACTGCTGCAGTTGAGGTTTAAACTCAGGCATCTCACAGTTATTTAAGAGATGGTTTGGTGGAATATTGTCTACATCCACAGGAAACCTATTAATGCCTCTTCTTCACTAGATCAGGAAAAAGTATGATAGACCGAAACCAGTCAAATCTATCGAGTAAAGCAAAATATTGCAGGCTCTTGACAGAGACAAATAATCCTAATATGATTAGTAATCCTCGGGGAAACTAGGCTTCTCGAGAATAAGTGTTATGACATAGTTATTTGCTGTAGAATTAGTAAATCTGAAATGCCAAGTTCCAACCAGAATTTTTTTAATACTTACGGGTTTCTTTGAGACTCATCAGAAGTTGATCCCTTGACGGAAGAGCATACATACCAGCAGCAACTGCTGTCCTGACTGCCCAAGTGTGGTATGGCGCACAAACTTGGGCATAAGCTGTTGAAGCTGCCTCCCTTAAAGAGTTGTCACTGAAAGTGAAAAGGACATAAAACAAATTAGAAAAACAGCATAATGATAATCTGATGGAGAACATGCAGTTATATATTAAGATTAGAAGGGAGAACATACTCTGTCGCCAAAAAGTTTTCAAATATAGCTCTGATGAGGTCAAGACCCTGCCTAACTCGGCGTAAGTTGCGTGAACGGCTGCCTGGTGATTTAACAGTGTCATTTGCAACATCAAAATCAAGTATGTGCACTAAAGTATCGTAAGTCTTTGATGCTTGCAAGAGATTATCAACCTGAATGAAACAAGAAGAGTGTGAGATCCAGGAAGGCAAATGAATTGAGTGAAGAGCTCATCAAGAATGATACTATGAATCATGTAAgagattataaaaaaataaaaataaaaacttcagaAGGCAAACTGGTTCAAAAAGGGCAACTAGTCATTAAGCAAATAACAAAGGAATTCAGATTAAGTGCATAATGATTGATTGACAAGAACTCAAAGAACTGCAAAATTACTTATGACAGGTTTTGCATAGAAAACTAACTTATTACTATTACTCAGCAACAAACAAGTGCGATGATTGATGGACAATATCAAATGCGATGAAGAGCATCAATCATACATCAGCAACAAACAAAATGTACTATTCTCCCGAGATTACATTTATCTTGGGAACTTCAAACAAACaatatcaacaaaaaaaaacacaattcaGGTATAAAAGAAAAAGTAATCTGAGATCAATTTGGGGGTATATCCTAGGGTTTGTAAATTGCAACATCAACATTATATGTAGAATTAGCATCTCCATCCCAAACAATTAATTGATTTCAACTTAATATCATTCGAAACATGGACAAATTGAgcaattgaaagtttgaaaattGTGAATGAAACCTTTGAGACGTACTCCATCTCGGCGAACTTGAAAGCGAGGCCGAGGCAACTGAAGAGAATAGAGACGAGAGAGCAAGCCTGGCAGAACGTATCCAAATGCAgatcaccttcttcttcttgggaaTCCAGAATCTTGGCGAGTTTCTCAAAGGCCTCGACTATGGCGGACAGAGGCGTCGGTGACGTGGCGTCGTCTATCGACATCTCTGCCATACCGTCAATGGCTGCCCTGTATTTCAACCCTAGAATCATATATTCACAATCTGCTGCTCTGTAAATttgaggaggaaaaaaaaaatatggaccgaaagaaaaattgaagaagACGGAAAGGGCTAAAGGGTTGTGAACGTAAGGCTATGGGTTTGAAGGTCTCGCTAAGAATGCGGTCTGCCTACGGAAGAAGGTGAACCGCTTTTTGCAGGTCAACACAACGACTTGGAGTTTGTTTCTTGTACTCCAAGGTTTTCTGAGTTTCCTTTTAGTTCATGGTGATTTTTGGGCCTTGCTATATACGGCCCATTTATGTTGATGTGcaatataaataacaaaatTCGGGTAGTGAAATCCATACTCCCCATTACCTTTTTTAgtaacttaattttttttttttaatagaatttgatatcattagatcaacagcaaaGGAAAAGTTGTAGTCAGGGCCGACCCTGAGGGCTGCCGCAGCCGTCTCAGGCCACGGTTCCCGGGGGCCTCGGGTAATTTAATTATGCATATATGTTATTTTTAGTATATATATACTATGTGCGTTTATATTAGTGCTTTGCGCTAGCGGAAGTGACATTATTCCCTATTCCCACCAACCAAGGTTCGAATGCTGCTCCTGTTTTGGTTCTTTCTGTTTAATTTTTCAATTAGTTTTTTGTTCGGTGACTAATTTTTCAATTAGTTAAGTCATGCCTTGGGCCCAGTTCGTATCTTGCTTCTCCCTTtcaa
Coding sequences within:
- the LOC133709469 gene encoding ACD11 homolog protein; translation: MILGLKYRAAIDGMAEMSIDDATSPTPLSAIVEAFEKLAKILDSQEEEGDLHLDTFCQACSLVSILFSCLGLAFKFAEMEYVSKVDNLLQASKTYDTLVHILDFDVANDTVKSPGSRSRNLRRVRQGLDLIRAIFENFLATDDNSLREAASTAYAQVCAPYHTWAVRTAVAAGMYALPSRDQLLMSLKETHESAKIKMKQYIRASLPVIQYIDKLYLSRDIVLDW